In Aquincola tertiaricarbonis, the genomic stretch CGCCTGGCCTCGCTGGTGCTGCCGGTGCTGGCCGAGGTGTTCAACGAGCACCTCGACGGTTTCAGCCATGCCGAGTGGCAGACGCTGCTGGACCTGCTGCGCCGCATGGCGCGCAACGCCGATGCGATGCGCGGTGCCGAAGGCGCCGGCGATGCGGCGGACGCCGCCTGAAGAACAAGAAAGGCCTGAAGTGAACCTCCCGCAAGACTCCTCCACCTGCCAGGGCCTGGCCGCGCTGCCCTGCGTGCTGCAGCGCGCGCTGCCGGCGCGTTCGGTGTCGCTGACCACGCTCACCGCCGCGCTGGCGGTGGTCTCGGCCGTGGTGCTGATGGCCGGCTGCGCCAGCCCCGGCAACATCCAGTCCACCGCCCAGAAGATCGAGCCGGCCCGTGTGGGCCTGGCGGCTGAAGCCGCCACGCCCGAAGTGCAGCCGCTGTGGTGGCAAGCCTTCGGCGACACCACGCTCAACGACCTGGTGGACAAGGCCCTGGCCGACAACCCCAGCCTGCAGGTGGCCGCCGCCCGCGTGGCCCGTGCCGGCGCCGCCATCGACAACGCCCGCGCCGCCGACCGCCCGAATGCCACGCTGAGCGCCGATGCCACCCGCCAGCGCTATACCGAGAACGGCCTGATCCCGCCGCCGCTGGCCGGCACCACCCGCACCAGCGCCAACCTGCAGGCCGGTGTGTCGTGGGAGCTGGACTTCTTCGGTCGCAACCGCGCGGCGCTGGAAGCCGCGCTGGGCAGCGAGCGCGCCGCCCGCGCCGATGCCGATGCCGCGCGCCTGATGCTGGCCGGCAACGTGGTGCGCAGCTACGTGAGCCTGGCCCGCGCCTTTGCGCTGCGCGACGTGGCCGAGCGCGCGCTGAGCCAGCGCGACGAGACGCTGAAGCTGGTGCGCCAGCGCGTGGATGCCGGCCTGGACACCAACGTCGAGCTGCGCCAGGGCGAAGGCGCGCTGCCCGAGGCGCGCGTGCAGATCGCCCAGCTGGACGAACAGATCGCACTGGCCCGCAACCAGCTGGCGGCGCTCACCGCCCAGCCGGCGCAGGCGCTGGCCGGCCTGAAGCCCGCGCTGGCACCGGTGCAGCTGCCGGCCATGCCGGCGCAGCTGGGCGCCGACCTGCTGGGCCGCCGGCCCGACATCGCCGCCGCCCGCTGGCGAGTGGAAGCCGCGACGAAGGAAGTGGCCGTCGCCCGCACCGAGTTCTACCCCGACGTCAACCTGACCGCCTTCGCCGGCTTCAGCGCGCTGGGGCTGGGCAACCTGATCGAAGCGGGCAGCCGCCAGATCGGCGCCGGACCGGCCATTCGCCTGCCCATCTTCGACGCCGGCCGGCTGCGCGCCAACCTGCGCGGCCGCAGCGCCGACCTGGACGC encodes the following:
- a CDS encoding efflux transporter outer membrane subunit, with protein sequence MAGCASPGNIQSTAQKIEPARVGLAAEAATPEVQPLWWQAFGDTTLNDLVDKALADNPSLQVAAARVARAGAAIDNARAADRPNATLSADATRQRYTENGLIPPPLAGTTRTSANLQAGVSWELDFFGRNRAALEAALGSERAARADADAARLMLAGNVVRSYVSLARAFALRDVAERALSQRDETLKLVRQRVDAGLDTNVELRQGEGALPEARVQIAQLDEQIALARNQLAALTAQPAQALAGLKPALAPVQLPAMPAQLGADLLGRRPDIAAARWRVEAATKEVAVARTEFYPDVNLTAFAGFSALGLGNLIEAGSRQIGAGPAIRLPIFDAGRLRANLRGRSADLDAAVQSYNGAVVDAVREVADELASLQAIERQQQEQVAAQAAAESAYELALQRYRAGLGTFLVVLNAESNVLAQRRTAAELKARALDTQAQLMRSLGGGWREADTTAAAPTSTLAAAR